One window of the Marinilactibacillus sp. Marseille-P9653 genome contains the following:
- a CDS encoding helix-turn-helix transcriptional regulator → MSIEDQDYIMRQVQLLAKGIGKFLDIFSIKQILMLEHGIEDQITDREIETIVYMTRLEEIQTSKNLTTEELSHETGVDPTTLAKLYSNERSASEEELEKLIEYVENEQIWIS, encoded by the coding sequence ATGAGTATTGAAGACCAAGACTATATTATGAGGCAAGTTCAGCTACTTGCAAAAGGTATCGGAAAATTTCTAGATATTTTTTCTATTAAGCAAATCTTGATGTTAGAGCATGGAATTGAGGATCAAATAACCGATAGAGAAATTGAAACGATTGTCTATATGACTAGATTAGAAGAAATACAAACATCCAAAAATTTAACAACAGAAGAATTGAGTCATGAGACAGGGGTTGACCCTACTACTTTAGCAAAATTATATTCAAATGAAAGATCAGCTAGTGAGGAAGAACTAGAAAAATTGATCGAGTATGTAGAAAATGAACAAATTTGGATTTCTTAA
- the rpsP gene encoding 30S ribosomal protein S16, translated as MAVKIRMKRMGSKRKPFYRLVVADSRAPRDGRIIEAVGTYNPVSTPAEVKVDEELVLKWLRDGAKPSDTVKNLLSKEGIIKKFHDEKRSK; from the coding sequence ATGGCAGTAAAAATTCGTATGAAACGTATGGGTTCTAAAAGAAAACCTTTTTACCGTTTAGTTGTTGCGGATTCTCGCGCTCCACGTGATGGTCGTATTATTGAAGCAGTTGGTACTTACAACCCAGTTTCAACACCGGCTGAAGTTAAAGTGGACGAAGAACTCGTTTTAAAATGGTTACGTGATGGTGCTAAACCATCTGATACAGTTAAAAATCTTCTTTCTAAAGAAGGAATTATCAAAAAATTCCACGACGAGAAAAGAAGTAAATAA